In one Brassica oleracea var. oleracea cultivar TO1000 chromosome C9, BOL, whole genome shotgun sequence genomic region, the following are encoded:
- the LOC106318853 gene encoding nuclear pore complex protein NUP98B: MFGASNPFGQGSNSSSPFGTQTQSVFGQNNNASSNNPFAPKPFGGASSPFGAQTGGSMFGGTSTGVFGQAQASSPFGASSQGFGSFTPSFGAPSAPAFGNSPSPFGGTPTFGQNGFSTPQSSPFGSTTQQSQPAFGNSTFGSSTPFGASTTPAFGSTNTSAFGASSTPAFGSSNTSAFGASSTPAFGVSPTPAFGNSGSAFGNNAFGSGGAFGTPGFGASTTPAFGASTTPAFGASTAPAFGASTTPAFGFGSSPATHSPFGAQGSQSSNSTTFGNQQQGGSRIIPYTSTIDAESGTGGPGKLQSISAMTVHKDKCHEELRWEDSRRGDKGGKLPAGQTSVFSSQPTNPFGQTSTNPTNPTHAFQSTIAANPNPFGQTSANPTQAFQSTIAPNPNPFGQTAPTPSPFGQTSANPTTAFQSTITPNPNPFGQTAPTPSPFGQTSANPTNPFQSTPNPFSQNTPATNTNFSSPFGQPTTPSLFGTSSNTTPGFGPSSGFAATTTQPFGPSSTPSLASSSVFSSSGSSPSLFSSAPAQGSTPAFSSGYFNNSQSAPLFSSSPSFAQTGFGQNTNTQPSIFSTPSTGFLNMSTSFPSLNTSIAPLSQTKPSGPTLQQSTQPTQPSFSFNNSGQTQTAAAGGLSFCPVNFGQVPASQPNPASNLTATQPNPVASPFGMLPAVPQISIGQGGNSPSIQYGISSLPVVDRPAPARVSPLLTSRHLLQRRVMLPARKYRAGDDSPKVPFFSDEENSNTPRADAFLTPRENPRALLIRSLKKETAALLKDETTPLQENGKRSNGVITNGANNENKNNGEVRDAPPVKASEKLNVAHENHGGDKNGSKSSPSRAEIESLLPKLHHAEYFTEPRVQELAAKERANPGYTGLVRDFVVGRHGYGSIKFLGETDVRKLDLEKLVQFSNREVLVYMDESQKPPVGQGLNKPAEVTLLNIKCMDKKSGKQVKEGPRVEKYKEMLKRKAEEQGAEFVSYDSVNGEWKFKVEHF, from the exons ATGTTTGGCGCATCTAATC CTTTTGGACAGGGATCTAACAGCAGCAGTCCTTTTGGGACCCAAACTCAATCTGTGTTTGGTCAGAACAACAACGCGTCTAGTAATAATCCCTTTGCGCCAAAACCCTTTGGTGGTGCTTCTAGTCCTTTTGGCGCGCAGACTGGTGGTTCTATGTTTGGAGGTACTTCAACCGGTGTGTTTGGTCAGGCTCAAGCTTCCTCCCCTTTCGGTGCTTCATCACAAGGGTTTGGGAGCTTTACTCCGAGCTTTGGAGCACCTTCTGCTCCTGCCTTTGGCAATTCTCCTTCACCTTTTGGTG GCACTCCAACCTTTGGACAGAATGGCTTCTCAACGCCTCAGTCAAGTCCTTTCGGAAGCACCACACAACAGTCACAGCCTGCTTTTGGAAACAGCACTTTCGGGTCATCTACACCCTTTGGTGCCTCCACCACCCCTGCCTTTGGCTCTACGAATACATCTGCCTTCGGCGCCTCAAGCACACCTGCCTTCGGCTCCTCCAATACATCTGCCTTCGGTGCCTCAAGCACACCTGCATTTGGCGTGTCACCCACTCCTGCCTTTGGTAACTCTGGCAGTGCATTTGGCAACAATGCTTTTGGTTCTGGAGGTGCTTTTGGTACACCTGGGTTTGGCGCTTCAACCACTCCTGCCTTTGGTGCTTCAACCACTCCTGCCTTTGGCGCTTCAACCGCTCCTGCGTTTGGCGCTTCAACCACTCCTGCCTTTGGTTTTGGCTCCTCCCCAGCTACGCATTCTCCCTTTGGAGCTCAAG GTTCTCAGTCTTCGAACTCAACAACCTTTGGAAATCAACAACAAGGTGGTAGTAGAATCATTCCATATACATCTACAATAGATGCAGAGTCTGGAACTGGAGGCCCTGGGAAGCTACAGTCTATTTCTGCTATGACTGTCCACAAAGACAAATGCCATGAGGAGCTGAGGTGGGAGGATTCTCGGAGAGGAGATAAAG GTGGAAAACTTCCTGCGGGTCAAACTAGTGTGTTCTCTTCTCAGCCCACGAACCCTTTCGGCCAGACATCTACCAATCCTACAAATCCAACACACGCTTTTCAAAGCACAATAGCCGCAAACCCAAACCCTTTCGGCCAGACATCTGCAAACCCAACACAAGCCTTTCAAAGCACAATAGCCCCAAACCCAAACCCTTTCGGCCAGACAGCACCAACCCCAAGTCCTTTCGGCCAGACATCTGCAAACCCAACAACCGCCTTTCAAAGCACAATAACCCCAAACCCAAACCCTTTCGGCCAGACAGCACCAACCCCAAGCCCTTTCGGCCAGACATCTGCAAACCCAACAAACCCCTTTCAAAGCACACCAAACCCTTTCAGCCAGAACACTCCAGCAACTAACACAAATTTCTCGTCTCCCTTTGGCCAACCTACTACCCCATCCTTGTTTGGAACTTCATCAAATACCACACCCGGTTTTGGACCATCCTCTGGTTTTGCAGCAACCACAACGCAGCCATTTGGTCCATCAAGCACTCCTTCATTGGCCTCTTCGTCAGTCTTCAGTTCATCTGGCTCCTCTCCGTCACTGTTTAGTTCGGCTCCTGCACAAGGGTCAACTCCAGCATTTAGCAGTGGATACTTTAACAACAGTCAGTCAGCTCCGCTGTTTAGCTCAAGCCCCTCATTTGCGCAGACTGGGTTTGGACAAAACACAAATACCCAACCTAGCATTTTCAGTACACCTTCCACTGGATTCCTAAACATGTCTACAAGCTTTCCTTCCTTAAATACAAGCATCGCTCCCTTAAGTCAAACAAAG CCTTCTGGTCCGACACTCCAGCAATCAACTCAGCCAACTCAACCATCTTTTAGTTTCAACAACTCTGGTCAGACCCAAACAGCCGCTGCAGGTGGATTGTCATTTTGTCCAGTCAACTTTGGGCAAGT GCCTGCTTCGCAACCAAACCCTGCAAGTAACCTCACTGCTACGCAGCCAAACCCTGTTGCAAGCCCATTTGGAATGCTTCCTGCTGTCCCTCAGATTTCAATTGGTCAAGGTGGAAATTCACCTTCGATTCAGTATGGAATCTCCAGCTTGCCT GTCGTTGATAGACCTGCACCAGCCAGAGTGTCACCACTCCTGACTTCTCGACATCTTTTGCAAAGACGGGTCATGCTGCCTGCAAGAAAGTACCGTGCTGGGGATGATAGTCCAAAG GTTCCATTCTTCAGTGATGAAGAGAACTCCAATACACCTAGGGCTGATGCGTTTCTCACTCCAAGGGAAAACCCGAGAGCTTTGTTAATACGCTCACTTAAAAAGGAAACAGCAGCACTGCTGAAGGATGAGACGACCCCTCTGCAGGAGAATG GTAAGAGATCGAATGGGGTTATTACTAATGGAGCCAACAACGAGA ATAAGAATAATGGTGAAGTTCGTGATGCTCCTCCGGTAAAAGCCAGTGAGAAACTTAACGTGGCACATGAAAATCACGGAGGCGACAAGAACGGCTCAAAGAGTTCACCAAGTAGAGCAGAGATCGAGTCATTGCTGCCAAAGCTGCATCACGCTGAGTATTTCACAGAGCCTCGGGTCCAAGAACTAGCTGCAAAGGAAAGGGCTAATCCTGGTTATACCGGACTAGTGAGGGACTTTGTTGTCGGTAGACACGGTTACGGAAGCATTAAGTTTCTAGGAGAGACGGATGTGCGTAAGCTCGACTTGGAAAAGTTGGTTCAGTTCAGCAACAGGGAAGTGCTTGTGTACATGGACGAGAGCCAAAAACCTCCTGTTGGTCAGGGACTGAACAAGCCAGCGGAAGTAACGTTGCTCAACATAAAATGCATGGACAAGAAGAGCGGGAAGCAAGTGAAGGAAGGCCCGAGGGTGGAGAAGTATAAGGAAATGCTCAAGAGGAAAGCTGAAGAACAAGGAGCTGAGTTCGTGTCTTATGATTCTGTGAATGGGGAGTGGAAGTTTAAGGTCGAACATTTTTAG
- the LOC106313254 gene encoding uncharacterized protein LOC106313254 yields MGGCVSTPKSCVGGRARSSKRRKNRTRRKIHKKRAVSSSRLSDGSHLPSFTNPTFQASADEAWFDSNLAFETDCDDDFHSVEDVLSVKEAERISVSSMSSVKDSNLGGGSARNSLSVDEAAIISQSKSESALTDTKQPVYIDEISSNVGDDSSRKDEGLLESCGILPSNCLPCLNSTVPSIEKRRSLSSSPPGTRKKAALKLSFKWREGHATGPLLSTKMQLQRPVAGTQVPFCPLEKKMLDCWSIIEPSSFRVRSKTYFREKKKEFAPNYAAYNPFGVDVFLSQRKINHIAQYVELPVVSTTPTKLPSILVVNVQIPLYPAAIFQGETDGEGMNFVLYFKLSDNYLKEIPPHFQESIQRLIDDEVEKVRGFAMDANVPFRERLKILGRVANVDDLQLNGAEKKLMNAYNEKPVLSRPQHEFYSGENYFEIDIDMHRFSYISRKGFEAFLDRLKNCVLDVGLTIQGNKPEELPEQILCCVRLNGIDYMNYHQLALGQEFL; encoded by the exons ATGGGAGGTTGCGTGTCAACGCCTAAGAGCTGCGTAGGAGGGAGAGCAAGGTCAAGCAAGAGGAGAAAGAATCGGACAAGACGAAAGATTCATAAGAAGAGAGCTGTCTCTTCTTCTCGCTTATCTGACGGATCTCACCTTCCTTCCTTCACCAATCCCACCTTCCAAG CAAGCGCCGATGAAGCATGGTTTGATTCCAACCTCGCCTTTGAAACAGACTGTGATGATGATTTTCACAGCGTTGAAG ATGTGTTATCAGTAAAGGAAGCTGAGCGTATCTCAGTATCAAGCATGTCATCTGTGAAAGACTCTAACCTCGGAGGAGGCTCCGCTAGGAACTCTCTAAGCGTAGATGAAGCAGCCATCATCTCACAATCAAAATCAGAGAGTGCTTTGACCGACACTAAGCAGCCTGTTTACATAGACGAGATATCTTCAAACGTTGGCGATGACAGCTCGAGAAAAGACGAAGGGTTGCTGGAAAGCTGTGGGATTCTCCCCAGCAACTGTTTGCCTTGTCTTAACTCAACCGTTCCTTCTATTGAAAAGAGAAGGTCTCTAAGCTCGAGTCCTCCGGGTACGAGGAAGAAAGCTGCGCTTAAACTGTCTTTCAAGTGGAGAGAAGGTCACGCTACTGGTCCTTTAC TTTCTACGAAAATGCAGTTGCAGAGACCTGTGGCAGGTACTCAGGTTCCTTTCTGTCCGCTCGAAAAGAAGATGTTGGATTGTTGGTCTATCATTGAGCCAAGTAGCTTCCGTGTTCGTAGCAAAACTTATTTCAG AGAAAAGAAGAAAGAGTTTGCACCAAACTATGCTGCATATAATCCCTTTGGTGTTGATGTATTCTTATCGCAACGTAAAATAAACCATATAGCGCAATACGTGGAGCTTCCTGTTGTTAGTACAACCCCGACCAAGCTCCCATCTATCCTCGTTGTAAATGTTCAG ATTCCTTTGTATCCAGCTGCAATCTTTCAAGGTGAAACTGATGGAGAAGGGATGAACTTTGTTTTATACTTTAAACTTTCTGATAATTATTTAAAAGAGATTCCACCTCATTTTCAAGAAAGCATTCAG AGATTGATAGATGATGAGGTTGAGAAAGTTAGAGGCTTTGCTATGGATGCAAATGTGCCGTTTAGAGAACGGTTAAAAATACTGGGGCGTGTTGCAAACGTAGATGATCTCCAGTTGAATGGTGCAGAGAAGAAGCTCATGAATGCTTATAATGAAAAGCCTGTGCTTTCACGTCCACAACATGAGTTTTATTCG GGTGAAAACTACTTTGAGATTGATATTGATATGCATAGATTCAGCTACATATCACGGAAAGGGTTTGAAGCATTTTTAGATAGGCTCAAGAACTGTGTTCTTGATGTTGGACTAACTATTCAG GGGAATAAACCGGAGGAGTTACCGGAGCAGATTCTGTGTTGCGTTCGGTTAAATGGGATTGATTACATGAATTATCATCAGTTAGCTCTTGGTCAAGAATTTCTATGA